A single Bacillus sp. HMF5848 DNA region contains:
- a CDS encoding phosphocarrier protein HPr, with product MIEKSFTVTSESGIHARPATNLVQAATQFDADVELVHKERTVNLKSIMGVLSLGITKGAVITIKVNGTDEEKAMSTIEDTIRKEGLGE from the coding sequence ATGATTGAAAAGAGTTTTACAGTAACAAGTGAATCAGGTATCCATGCAAGACCAGCAACGAATCTTGTACAAGCAGCGACTCAATTTGATGCAGATGTTGAATTAGTACATAAAGAGCGTACGGTTAATCTGAAATCAATAATGGGTGTACTATCTCTAGGTATTACAAAAGGTGCCGTTATTACAATTAAAGTAAATGGTACTGATGAAGAAAAGGCTATGAGTACGATAGAAGATACGATTAGAAAAGAGGGGTTAGGAGAATAA
- a CDS encoding MFS transporter yields MPYTGQVNSLRIFLFFFHASVTIIISFLPVYFKSEGLSGAQIGWLLAIGPMISMITQPIAGFLSDKYKTVKKLLLISLLGTIVFGTIMFQMHTFALFLLVGLFFFAFMSPLGALGDSLTQTTATISNKKFGSIRSFGSLGFATASLIGGVILGFIGIANVGYVFIGLLSIAFLLCLKVTDVSLSKNPVTVIDTFKLFKNRRLVVFLGIMLFITITHRTNDSYLGIYIESLGGNEQLIGLAWFIAVLSEAIIFATSRHWIDRFNLTTLIVVASLVYTVRWFLFSIANDPSFIIMFQFMHGLSFGIFFSCAFEYVSRLVPRDYIATGHLLFIMFFFGFSGIIGSLAGGMILDVYGGSTLYVVLGIMTLIGSLALYAFSYKTEQKKENVLAH; encoded by the coding sequence ATGCCTTATACAGGTCAAGTAAACTCATTACGAATCTTTTTGTTCTTTTTTCATGCCTCAGTCACCATCATTATTAGCTTTTTACCTGTTTATTTTAAATCTGAAGGATTATCAGGTGCGCAAATTGGTTGGCTTCTAGCCATTGGGCCAATGATCTCTATGATTACACAACCCATTGCAGGTTTTTTAAGTGATAAGTATAAAACTGTTAAAAAGCTATTGCTGATAAGTTTATTAGGTACGATCGTTTTTGGAACAATCATGTTCCAAATGCATACATTTGCACTATTTCTGCTAGTCGGCTTGTTTTTCTTTGCCTTTATGAGTCCACTCGGCGCGTTAGGAGATAGCTTAACACAGACGACTGCCACCATTTCTAATAAGAAATTTGGCAGCATTCGTTCCTTTGGTTCACTCGGTTTTGCTACTGCATCATTAATTGGCGGCGTTATATTAGGGTTTATCGGGATTGCCAATGTTGGCTACGTGTTTATTGGTCTTTTATCTATCGCGTTCTTGCTATGTTTAAAAGTAACAGATGTTAGTTTGTCAAAAAATCCCGTTACCGTTATAGATACATTTAAGCTGTTTAAAAATCGTAGATTAGTTGTATTTTTAGGTATCATGCTTTTTATAACAATTACACACCGTACGAACGATAGTTATTTAGGTATTTATATAGAGTCGTTAGGCGGGAACGAGCAACTTATTGGGCTTGCTTGGTTTATTGCCGTTCTATCGGAAGCTATTATTTTTGCTACGAGTCGCCACTGGATTGATAGGTTTAATCTAACGACATTAATTGTTGTAGCCTCCTTGGTTTACACTGTACGCTGGTTTTTATTTAGCATAGCAAACGACCCATCTTTCATCATTATGTTCCAATTCATGCACGGCTTATCATTTGGAATCTTTTTTTCCTGTGCGTTTGAATATGTCAGCCGTTTAGTGCCAAGGGACTATATCGCAACAGGGCATTTACTCTTTATAATGTTCTTCTTCGGTTTTTCTGGCATCATAGGTTCATTAGCGGGAGGTATGATTTTAGATGTTTATGGTGGCTCCACTTTGTATGTTGTTTTAGGCATTATGACGTTGATTGGTTCTTTAGCCTTGTATGCTTTCTCTTACAAGACAGAGCAGAAAAAGGAAAATGTATTAGCACATTAG
- the mgrA gene encoding L-glyceraldehyde 3-phosphate reductase — protein MTYQASNTRYENMVYNRCGRKGLKLPAISLGLWHNFGTKTPYDTAKEMVLRSFDLGITHFDLANNYGPPAGSAEETFGKIVKENLQSYRDELIISTKAGYYMWEGPYGDLGSRKYLLASLDQSLGRLGLDYVDIFYSHRPDPDTDIEETMVALDSAVRQGKALYVGISNYNAEQTEAALKVLRELRTPTVLHQPSYSMLNRWIEDDGLLDVTGEHGIGTIVFSPLAQGLLSGRYLDGIPADSRAASESVFLETKAINEKKVAVLRQLNDVAANRGQSLAQLALAWVLRDERVTSALIGASRVSQIEENVKTVENLGFTADELQQIEAILAEFPKA, from the coding sequence ATGACTTACCAAGCTAGCAATACACGTTATGAAAACATGGTTTATAATCGCTGTGGCCGCAAAGGGTTAAAGCTTCCTGCTATCTCGTTAGGATTATGGCACAACTTTGGCACAAAAACGCCATATGATACGGCTAAAGAGATGGTACTTCGTTCATTCGATTTAGGAATAACTCACTTTGATTTGGCAAACAATTACGGACCTCCTGCAGGATCTGCTGAAGAAACGTTTGGAAAAATAGTGAAGGAAAATTTACAAAGCTACCGTGATGAGCTTATTATCTCTACGAAGGCTGGCTATTATATGTGGGAAGGACCATACGGTGACTTAGGGTCCCGTAAGTACTTACTTGCAAGCCTTGACCAAAGCTTAGGACGTCTAGGTCTAGATTATGTGGATATATTTTATTCGCACAGACCAGATCCAGATACGGATATTGAAGAAACGATGGTAGCACTTGATTCAGCCGTACGCCAAGGAAAAGCGTTGTATGTAGGAATTTCGAATTACAATGCTGAGCAAACAGAGGCTGCCCTAAAGGTTCTTCGCGAATTAAGAACGCCAACTGTGTTGCATCAACCTTCCTACTCCATGTTAAATCGTTGGATTGAAGACGATGGGTTATTAGATGTAACAGGTGAACATGGTATTGGCACAATCGTGTTCTCTCCACTAGCGCAAGGATTATTATCGGGGCGTTACTTAGACGGTATTCCTGCTGATTCTCGTGCAGCCAGTGAAAGTGTATTTTTAGAAACCAAAGCAATTAATGAGAAAAAAGTAGCTGTCCTGCGCCAACTAAATGATGTAGCGGCAAACCGAGGTCAATCGTTAGCACAGCTAGCATTAGCATGGGTGTTACGTGATGAACGTGTAACATCAGCTCTTATAGGAGCAAGCCGTGTGTCTCAAATAGAAGAAAACGTGAAAACAGTTGAAAACTTAGGTTTTACAGCTGATGAATTACAACAGATTGAAGCTATATTGGCAGAGTTTCCTAAAGCATAG
- a CDS encoding sodium:alanine symporter family protein gives MTYIIDTINTFLWSKLLIISLIGIGIYFTVASRFVQFRFIKEMGRVLFEKGDTDTHGISSFKSFCIGAATRIGTGNLAGVAVAVTLGGPGAVFWMWLVALLGGATSFVESTLAQVYKIRDGQTFRGGPAYYIEKGLKQRWLGIVFALLIAVTFGLIFNSVQSNTISIAFENAFGVNRLISGVLITILTGAVIFGGVDRIAKLSSVIVPVMAVMYFVIAAFVIAMNISEMPAVFMLIVKSAFGLEQAIGGGIGAAIMNGVKRGLFSNEAGMGSAPNAAATASVSHPAKQGFIQTLGVFVDTIVICSATAFIILLAPVYQTGEVSGIALLQNSLSTHVGGWASTFIAISILLFAFSSIIGSYYYGETNIEFIKKDKNWLTIYRVLTLTIVLIGSVIGLDLVWSIADIFMGMMALINLVAIALLSKVALKVLRDYQQQRAAGLNPTFNATAVGIENTECWDMDEELQEQDRIAV, from the coding sequence ATGACATACATCATAGACACAATCAATACTTTTTTATGGTCTAAGCTCCTCATCATCTCTTTAATAGGAATAGGTATATACTTTACAGTAGCCTCAAGGTTTGTACAGTTTCGTTTTATTAAAGAAATGGGACGAGTACTATTCGAAAAAGGCGATACAGACACGCATGGAATCTCCTCGTTTAAATCTTTTTGCATAGGTGCTGCTACGCGAATCGGGACAGGAAACCTTGCTGGAGTGGCAGTAGCTGTAACACTTGGGGGACCAGGCGCTGTGTTCTGGATGTGGCTCGTTGCTCTTCTCGGTGGTGCTACTAGCTTCGTAGAAAGCACTCTCGCACAAGTATATAAAATTCGCGATGGACAAACCTTTCGTGGTGGACCTGCATACTATATTGAAAAAGGTTTAAAGCAAAGATGGCTTGGTATCGTATTTGCGCTTTTAATTGCAGTGACATTCGGATTAATTTTCAACTCTGTACAAAGCAATACGATATCCATTGCTTTTGAGAATGCCTTTGGTGTGAATCGCTTAATCTCTGGTGTGCTTATAACAATTTTAACAGGAGCCGTTATTTTCGGTGGTGTAGATCGCATTGCTAAACTATCTAGTGTAATCGTACCTGTTATGGCTGTTATGTACTTTGTTATCGCAGCATTTGTAATTGCTATGAATATAAGTGAAATGCCTGCTGTATTCATGCTAATCGTGAAAAGCGCCTTTGGACTTGAGCAAGCTATTGGTGGAGGAATTGGTGCGGCTATTATGAATGGTGTGAAACGCGGATTATTCTCAAATGAAGCTGGTATGGGTAGCGCTCCTAATGCGGCAGCTACTGCATCTGTGTCTCATCCAGCTAAACAAGGCTTTATCCAAACACTAGGTGTCTTCGTTGATACCATCGTTATTTGCTCAGCTACAGCGTTTATTATTTTACTAGCACCTGTCTATCAAACTGGTGAGGTATCAGGTATTGCATTACTACAGAACTCACTGTCTACTCATGTAGGTGGATGGGCAAGTACCTTTATTGCAATTTCCATCTTACTGTTTGCCTTTAGTTCGATTATTGGCAGCTACTACTACGGTGAAACTAATATTGAATTTATTAAAAAGGATAAAAATTGGCTTACGATATATCGTGTCTTAACACTGACTATTGTTTTGATTGGTTCTGTGATTGGCCTGGATTTAGTTTGGAGTATTGCTGATATTTTTATGGGCATGATGGCACTTATTAATCTTGTAGCTATCGCTTTATTAAGTAAAGTAGCTTTAAAAGTGTTACGAGATTATCAACAACAACGTGCTGCCGGACTTAATCCAACTTTTAATGCCACAGCAGTAGGCATTGAAAATACAGAATGCTGGGATATGGATGAGGAGCTTCAAGAACAAGATAGAATCGCTGTTTAG
- a CDS encoding aldo/keto reductase, which produces MKTRTLGDTGIHVSEVGFGAWQLGNDKDWSAMTETEAMHLVHAALSEGCNFFDTAPNYGSGNSETLLGKALKGKRDQVVINTKFGHHADGTLNFDVNALRYSVEGSLRRLQTDYVDTILLHNPPYELLNGDSPHYEVLEQLKAEGKIRAYGASVDSSKDMLQLIETTNSKVIEVLFNIMHQETTQAFNKAKEKGVGLIAKVPLDSGWLSGKYDAGSVFHDIRSRWTDADKVRRTALIQQIKELTHYEPKLNRTALRFILAHEEISTVIPGVKNLSQLQENMAAASERMPQELVEKLHEFWREHIEKQPLPW; this is translated from the coding sequence ATGAAAACAAGAACACTCGGTGATACAGGTATACACGTATCTGAGGTTGGCTTTGGAGCCTGGCAGCTCGGAAATGACAAAGATTGGTCTGCCATGACAGAGACGGAAGCGATGCATCTAGTGCACGCAGCCCTATCAGAAGGGTGTAATTTTTTTGATACAGCCCCTAATTATGGCTCTGGGAATAGTGAGACATTACTAGGAAAAGCGTTGAAAGGAAAAAGAGATCAAGTTGTCATTAATACTAAGTTTGGTCATCATGCAGATGGGACTTTAAATTTTGATGTGAATGCTCTGCGCTACTCGGTGGAAGGTAGTCTAAGAAGACTACAAACAGATTATGTCGACACCATCCTTTTGCACAACCCACCTTATGAGTTATTAAATGGAGATAGTCCGCACTATGAAGTGCTAGAGCAGTTAAAAGCAGAAGGTAAAATACGAGCATATGGTGCTTCTGTCGACTCTAGCAAGGACATGTTACAGTTAATAGAGACGACTAATAGCAAAGTAATTGAAGTACTGTTTAATATAATGCATCAAGAGACTACCCAAGCCTTTAATAAAGCTAAAGAAAAAGGTGTAGGGTTAATAGCTAAGGTTCCGCTCGACTCAGGGTGGTTATCTGGTAAGTATGATGCTGGTAGTGTATTTCATGATATTCGCAGTAGATGGACGGATGCGGATAAAGTACGGAGGACGGCGTTAATTCAACAAATAAAAGAATTAACGCATTATGAGCCAAAGTTAAATCGAACAGCACTGCGCTTCATCTTAGCTCATGAAGAGATTTCGACTGTGATTCCAGGCGTAAAAAATCTCAGTCAGTTGCAGGAAAATATGGCTGCTGCGTCAGAACGTATGCCTCAAGAATTGGTAGAAAAATTACACGAATTTTGGAGAGAACATATAGAGAAACAACCACTACCGTGGTAA
- a CDS encoding LacI family DNA-binding transcriptional regulator translates to MKLTIRDIAKMAGVSPATVSKIINNYGGISEKTTKQVMKIIEETGYQPTFSAKSLATKKSNLIGLIFSGKVNVEFNHPFFNEVLNAFKKTMGDLGYDILMFSNEQLSKTSDNYLARARHFHLDGCLIIAGEEIESAVYELDQSEIPCVGIDLKLSGSKSSYVMTDNTKLSFQVVEHFYLNGVRDIGYIGGKEGSFIASIRKEGFMKAMKQFGLPVYDEWVYYGDFTEQSGYDAMKYLLANKPYPKAVFAASDMMALGAIRAIKGEGLKVPEDIRVIGCDDIEACRYSDPKLSTVRQDKVKMGKLAGYILNDLINNEVKCKYIYVDSELVIRESCGVKILQEKSHE, encoded by the coding sequence ATGAAATTAACGATCCGAGATATCGCCAAGATGGCAGGTGTTTCACCAGCCACTGTTTCTAAAATTATTAACAACTATGGTGGGATTAGTGAAAAAACAACGAAGCAAGTGATGAAGATAATTGAAGAAACAGGGTACCAGCCAACATTTTCTGCAAAATCATTAGCTACTAAAAAGTCAAACTTAATAGGCTTGATTTTTTCGGGAAAAGTAAATGTGGAATTTAATCACCCTTTCTTTAATGAAGTTCTAAACGCTTTTAAAAAAACCATGGGCGACCTAGGGTACGATATATTAATGTTTTCTAATGAGCAGTTATCTAAAACGAGTGACAATTATTTAGCTCGGGCTCGACATTTTCATTTAGATGGTTGTTTAATTATTGCAGGTGAAGAGATTGAGTCAGCTGTCTATGAACTAGATCAAAGTGAAATTCCTTGTGTGGGGATTGATTTGAAATTGTCTGGTTCTAAGTCAAGTTATGTGATGACAGATAATACTAAATTGTCTTTTCAAGTGGTGGAGCACTTCTATTTGAATGGGGTGCGAGATATAGGCTATATAGGTGGAAAAGAGGGTTCCTTCATAGCGAGTATTCGTAAAGAGGGTTTTATGAAGGCTATGAAACAATTCGGTCTACCTGTGTACGATGAATGGGTATATTACGGTGATTTTACAGAGCAAAGTGGCTATGATGCTATGAAATATTTGTTAGCTAACAAGCCTTATCCGAAAGCAGTGTTTGCTGCTTCAGACATGATGGCGTTAGGGGCTATTCGCGCTATTAAAGGAGAGGGATTGAAGGTACCTGAAGATATACGAGTTATTGGTTGTGATGACATCGAGGCTTGTAGATATAGTGACCCTAAGCTTTCAACTGTAAGACAGGATAAAGTAAAAATGGGGAAGCTTGCGGGATATATTTTAAACGACTTAATAAACAATGAAGTAAAGTGTAAATATATTTATGTCGATTCGGAACTAGTTATTCGCGAATCGTGTGGTGTGAAGATATTACAAGAAAAAAGTCACGAATAA
- a CDS encoding ROK family transcriptional regulator → MVHTTEQHTVKRMNISLVFHYIKDNSPVSRVEIAKHLGLTKATVSTIVQELINKGLVYEMGPGASSGGRKPVIIVFNQQCAYSIGVDVKVGYVQGLLVDFKGKVVQKEIITYEQEHMSKQTIINIVKKTIYTLLEATPPSLYGVVGISIGVPGIVDCDGFILHAPNLNWKDVDIQTILADEFNIPVIVDNDSNFGAIAEYTFGKIPHTNNFLYVSVGVGIGAGIIINGQLYKGSFGFSGEVGHMTIVPDGALCSCGNKGCWELYASEKALHKASNRLNSENLGIDDLVHLANKGDYHVIELFKEMGEYFGIGLSNLVNIFNPESIVIGSSLNKLSKWIEPAIYREMETRALVYHRRRFHISFSHLNNDATCLGGSLQAIETFCRTTLNIIK, encoded by the coding sequence ATGGTACATACAACTGAACAACACACAGTTAAAAGAATGAATATAAGCCTTGTTTTTCATTATATTAAAGATAATAGTCCTGTCTCACGAGTTGAAATTGCTAAGCACTTAGGCCTTACAAAAGCAACTGTATCGACGATTGTACAAGAGCTTATTAATAAAGGGCTCGTGTACGAAATGGGCCCAGGCGCATCAAGTGGTGGTCGAAAGCCTGTTATTATTGTGTTCAACCAACAATGCGCCTATTCAATAGGGGTAGATGTTAAAGTTGGCTATGTCCAAGGTCTTCTTGTTGATTTTAAAGGCAAAGTAGTTCAGAAAGAAATAATTACCTATGAGCAGGAGCACATGTCCAAACAAACGATCATTAACATAGTAAAAAAGACTATTTACACATTACTAGAAGCAACTCCCCCCTCATTATATGGTGTCGTAGGCATTTCCATTGGTGTACCTGGTATTGTGGATTGCGATGGTTTTATCTTACATGCTCCTAATTTGAATTGGAAAGACGTAGACATCCAAACTATACTTGCGGATGAGTTCAATATTCCCGTAATAGTCGATAACGATAGTAATTTTGGCGCCATCGCTGAATACACTTTTGGGAAAATCCCTCATACGAATAACTTTTTGTATGTGAGTGTTGGGGTAGGAATCGGTGCTGGTATCATTATAAATGGACAATTATATAAAGGTAGCTTTGGATTTTCAGGTGAAGTGGGACACATGACAATTGTACCTGATGGAGCTTTATGTAGTTGTGGCAATAAAGGTTGTTGGGAGCTGTATGCATCCGAAAAAGCACTTCATAAAGCTTCTAACCGGCTTAATTCGGAAAACCTCGGGATTGATGACCTAGTTCATTTAGCCAACAAAGGCGATTATCACGTTATTGAGCTATTTAAAGAAATGGGCGAGTACTTTGGAATCGGGCTCTCAAACTTAGTTAATATATTCAATCCCGAATCAATCGTTATTGGAAGTAGCTTAAATAAACTATCAAAATGGATTGAACCAGCGATTTATCGTGAAATGGAGACACGTGCACTTGTTTATCACCGAAGAAGATTTCATATTTCTTTTTCTCATTTAAACAATGATGCTACTTGTTTAGGTGGAAGTTTGCAAGCAATAGAAACATTTTGTCGCACCACACTCAATATTATAAAGTAA
- a CDS encoding SDR family NAD(P)-dependent oxidoreductase, translating into MKRLEGKIALVTGSSRGIGQQIAIGLAREGCDVIIHGRKKENTNKTKELLTEYGVKVDVVEGDLTQEQVIKDIVSYITSTYGKLDILYNNAAIQGKQKPIWEFTKEDFEHEFENNFYPLVRLCQAFAPMMQERGYGRIINLSSGIKNEPNLSPYGTSKAMVDKFTEDLAAALNGSGVLVNALDPGWLKTDLGGPHAWHEVESVLPGAIELALYDNDGPNGQWISAQDFHSK; encoded by the coding sequence TTGAAACGTTTAGAAGGAAAAATAGCATTAGTCACAGGATCAAGTCGTGGAATAGGGCAGCAAATTGCGATTGGCCTAGCGCGAGAAGGCTGTGACGTCATTATTCATGGGCGCAAAAAGGAAAATACTAATAAAACAAAAGAATTATTAACCGAATATGGTGTCAAAGTGGACGTGGTAGAAGGTGATTTGACACAAGAACAAGTCATTAAAGATATAGTTAGCTATATTACGAGTACATATGGCAAGCTTGATATTTTATATAATAATGCTGCAATTCAGGGGAAACAAAAACCGATATGGGAATTCACGAAAGAAGATTTTGAACATGAGTTTGAAAATAACTTTTATCCTCTCGTTCGCTTATGTCAGGCATTCGCACCAATGATGCAGGAGCGTGGGTATGGTCGTATCATCAACTTGTCTTCAGGTATAAAAAACGAACCGAATCTGTCCCCGTACGGTACTTCAAAAGCAATGGTGGACAAGTTTACGGAAGATTTAGCAGCAGCGTTAAACGGATCAGGAGTGCTTGTAAATGCCTTGGATCCAGGCTGGCTAAAAACAGATTTAGGCGGACCGCATGCTTGGCACGAGGTAGAATCGGTGTTGCCAGGTGCTATTGAATTAGCACTTTATGATAATGATGGGCCTAATGGCCAATGGATAAGTGCACAGGATTTTCATTCCAAATAG
- the ptsP gene encoding phosphoenolpyruvate--protein phosphotransferase → MSITINGIGASTGIAIAKAFRLENPDLTIEQKTITDIDAEVARLDAAFAKAMDELEVIKQKTLETLGADKAEIFSAHLLVLGDPELVNPIKDKIKHDKANAEVALQETATMFITMFEQMDNEYMKERAADIRDVTRRVLAHLLGVKFANPATISEEVIVIAEDLTPSDTAQLNKQYVKGFTTDIGGRTSHSAIMARSLEIPAVVGTKKVMVEIKDGDMIVLDGTEGTVIVNPDEATIAEYKQKQEAFAKEKEEMQKLVNEATVSKDGVHVELAANIGTPDDIEGVVKNGAEAVGLYRTEFLYMGRSELPTEDEQFEAYKAVLEGMNEKPVVVRTLDIGGDKELPYLDLPKEMNPFLGFRAIRLCLEEEGIFRTQLRALLRASEYGLLKIMFPMIATLKEFREAKAMLLEEKDKLVAEGVKVSDNIEIGIMVEIPSTAVIADQFAKEVDFFSIGTNDLIQYTMAADRMNERVAYLYQPYNPAILRLVKMVIDAAHKEGKWAGMCGEMAGDAKAIPLLLGLGLDEFSMSASSILPARTQIRDLSKADMQQLAEKALNCSTVDEVLELVDLI, encoded by the coding sequence ATGTCAATTACAATTAATGGGATTGGAGCCTCGACGGGCATCGCTATTGCTAAGGCATTTAGACTTGAGAATCCGGATTTAACAATTGAGCAAAAAACGATTACTGACATTGATGCAGAAGTAGCAAGACTTGATGCAGCTTTTGCAAAGGCAATGGATGAGCTTGAAGTTATTAAGCAAAAAACGCTTGAAACTTTAGGTGCAGACAAAGCCGAAATTTTTTCAGCGCATTTATTAGTGTTAGGTGATCCTGAACTAGTGAACCCAATTAAGGATAAAATCAAGCATGATAAAGCAAATGCAGAAGTAGCTCTTCAAGAGACAGCTACGATGTTTATTACTATGTTTGAGCAAATGGATAATGAGTATATGAAAGAGCGCGCTGCTGATATTCGCGATGTAACACGTAGAGTGCTTGCTCATTTGCTTGGTGTGAAGTTTGCAAATCCAGCTACTATTTCTGAAGAAGTGATAGTAATTGCTGAAGATTTGACACCGTCTGACACGGCTCAATTGAATAAGCAATATGTAAAAGGCTTTACAACTGATATAGGTGGTCGTACGTCACATTCTGCTATTATGGCGCGAAGTCTTGAAATTCCGGCTGTTGTTGGTACGAAAAAAGTAATGGTTGAAATTAAAGACGGTGACATGATTGTGCTTGATGGGACAGAAGGTACCGTTATTGTGAATCCGGATGAAGCAACAATCGCGGAGTATAAACAAAAACAAGAAGCATTTGCGAAAGAAAAGGAAGAAATGCAAAAGCTTGTAAACGAAGCGACGGTGTCTAAAGATGGAGTTCACGTAGAGCTTGCAGCAAACATTGGCACGCCTGATGATATAGAAGGTGTTGTGAAGAATGGTGCTGAAGCAGTCGGCTTGTATCGTACAGAATTTTTATATATGGGTCGCTCTGAGTTACCAACAGAAGACGAGCAGTTTGAAGCATACAAGGCTGTTTTAGAAGGTATGAATGAAAAGCCTGTTGTTGTACGCACGCTCGACATTGGTGGAGACAAAGAGCTTCCATATTTAGATCTACCTAAGGAAATGAATCCGTTTCTTGGGTTCCGTGCTATTCGTTTATGTTTAGAAGAAGAAGGTATTTTCCGTACACAGCTTCGTGCACTCTTGCGTGCAAGTGAGTATGGTCTGCTTAAAATTATGTTTCCAATGATTGCTACTCTTAAAGAATTCAGAGAAGCAAAAGCGATGCTACTAGAGGAAAAGGATAAGTTAGTAGCAGAAGGTGTGAAGGTATCGGATAACATTGAAATTGGTATCATGGTTGAAATACCGTCAACAGCTGTTATAGCTGATCAATTTGCCAAGGAAGTAGACTTCTTTAGCATTGGAACAAATGACTTAATTCAATATACAATGGCCGCGGATCGCATGAACGAACGCGTCGCATATTTGTATCAACCATATAATCCAGCAATTCTTCGATTAGTTAAAATGGTCATTGATGCGGCACATAAAGAAGGTAAGTGGGCTGGCATGTGTGGAGAAATGGCAGGGGACGCAAAAGCAATTCCGTTACTGCTTGGGTTAGGCCTTGATGAATTTAGTATGAGTGCCTCATCTATTCTGCCAGCACGTACGCAAATCCGTGACTTATCAAAAGCAGATATGCAACAATTAGCTGAAAAAGCATTAAACTGCAGTACCGTTGATGAAGTGTTAGAGCTAGTAGATTTAATTTAA
- a CDS encoding aldo/keto reductase, whose translation MLYRQLGNTDLKVSEISFGTWAIGGSWGSVNDEESLRALQVAIDQGVNFFDTADVYGGGHSEELLAKATKGLEDKIHIATKFCRAGDIYDHATYSEEQVRAFCEASLKRLNREAIDLYQIHCPPLEILKDGRVFEVLDKLKQEGKIRHYGVSVETVEEGLFCVENTSVSALQVIFNLFRQKPLHELLPQAKSSGVGILVRLPLASGLLTGKFTKDTKFEADDHRNFNRDGESFNVGETFAGIPFETGVELANQLSWIKEGRISMAHAALRWLLDQEEISCVIPGFKNVQQVKANLEAGDVPSFTQEELKRLADFYETDIAKHIRGAY comes from the coding sequence TTGTTATATAGACAATTAGGAAATACTGATTTAAAGGTTAGTGAAATTAGCTTCGGGACATGGGCTATTGGTGGTTCGTGGGGATCAGTCAATGACGAGGAATCTCTACGTGCTCTGCAAGTTGCGATAGATCAAGGCGTTAACTTTTTTGATACAGCAGATGTATACGGCGGAGGACATAGCGAAGAGCTACTTGCAAAAGCCACGAAAGGGCTAGAAGACAAAATACATATAGCTACGAAATTTTGTCGTGCAGGGGATATTTATGACCATGCCACGTACTCAGAAGAGCAAGTTCGTGCCTTTTGCGAAGCAAGCCTAAAAAGGTTGAATCGTGAAGCGATTGATTTGTACCAAATTCACTGTCCTCCATTAGAAATACTGAAAGATGGACGAGTGTTTGAAGTACTAGATAAATTAAAGCAAGAAGGTAAAATTCGTCATTATGGCGTGAGTGTAGAAACGGTTGAGGAAGGCCTGTTTTGCGTAGAGAATACTAGTGTAAGTGCACTCCAGGTTATTTTCAATTTGTTTAGGCAGAAGCCATTACATGAATTATTGCCACAAGCAAAATCTTCTGGTGTTGGTATTCTAGTCCGTTTACCACTAGCTAGTGGTCTGTTAACTGGTAAATTTACTAAAGATACAAAGTTTGAAGCAGATGATCATCGTAATTTTAACCGAGATGGTGAGTCGTTTAATGTCGGCGAAACATTTGCTGGTATACCGTTTGAAACCGGTGTGGAATTGGCAAATCAGTTGAGCTGGATTAAAGAAGGACGTATCTCGATGGCTCACGCTGCCTTACGCTGGTTGTTAGACCAAGAGGAGATTAGCTGTGTCATTCCTGGATTTAAAAATGTACAACAAGTGAAAGCAAACCTGGAGGCGGGAGATGTTCCGTCGTTTACACAGGAAGAACTAAAGCGACTAGCTGACTTTTATGAAACAGATATCGCAAAGCACATTAGAGGCGCTTATTAA